From Acidimicrobiia bacterium, a single genomic window includes:
- a CDS encoding aldehyde dehydrogenase family protein: protein MAGDRFASVNPARPAEVIAELPVSSRAEVDAAVARAADAQRAWAAVPVPRRAETITAIGDVLAARKAQLATLVSREAGKILVEAGGDVQEAIDMAGYIAGQGRNAWGETVPCEMPNKMGFTTRHPVGVVGMITPWNFPVAIPSWKIFPALLAGNGVVIKPSEHAPQCCVEFVRACTDAGVPEELVQVVHGFGEVGAAIASHPGIRAVSFTGSVPTGRKVAAAAMETGPRLVSLELGGKNAMVVLPDADLELVVEGALFGAFGTAGQRCTSTSRLVVHRDVADELVDAIAARAAKLVIGDPVASGTDVGPVIDHRSAERIAGMVETGLGEGNTLVAGGNIVSVEGCDGGSFFEPTIVRGATRDSYLTRNEVFGPVLTVVEIDSFEDAIATVNDCEYGLSAAVYTRDVNLAMTAVHAIDTGIVYVNAPTIGAEIHLPFGGTKHTGNGYREAGRRGLEQFSETKSVYIDFSGRLQKAQIDNRDSIEATDV, encoded by the coding sequence GTGGCCGGCGACCGTTTCGCCAGTGTCAACCCGGCGCGCCCCGCCGAGGTGATCGCCGAGCTCCCCGTTTCGAGCCGCGCCGAAGTCGACGCCGCGGTCGCGCGCGCGGCCGACGCGCAGCGCGCGTGGGCGGCGGTGCCGGTGCCCCGGCGCGCGGAGACGATCACCGCGATCGGCGACGTGCTCGCGGCGCGCAAGGCGCAGCTCGCGACGCTCGTCAGCCGCGAGGCGGGCAAGATCCTCGTCGAGGCCGGCGGCGACGTGCAGGAGGCCATCGACATGGCCGGCTACATCGCCGGTCAGGGCCGTAACGCGTGGGGCGAGACCGTTCCGTGCGAGATGCCGAACAAGATGGGCTTCACGACGCGCCATCCGGTCGGCGTCGTCGGCATGATCACGCCCTGGAACTTCCCGGTCGCGATCCCTTCGTGGAAGATCTTCCCCGCGTTGCTCGCGGGCAACGGTGTCGTCATCAAGCCGTCAGAGCACGCGCCGCAATGCTGCGTCGAATTCGTGCGCGCGTGCACCGACGCGGGCGTGCCCGAGGAGCTCGTTCAGGTCGTGCACGGCTTCGGCGAGGTCGGCGCCGCGATCGCATCGCATCCCGGCATCCGCGCCGTGAGCTTCACCGGCTCGGTGCCGACCGGCCGCAAGGTCGCGGCGGCGGCGATGGAGACCGGGCCTCGCCTCGTGTCGCTCGAGCTCGGCGGCAAGAACGCCATGGTCGTGCTGCCGGACGCCGACCTGGAGCTCGTGGTCGAAGGCGCGCTGTTCGGTGCGTTCGGGACGGCGGGCCAGCGCTGCACGTCGACGTCGAGGCTCGTGGTGCACCGCGACGTCGCCGACGAGCTCGTGGATGCGATCGCGGCGCGCGCCGCGAAGCTCGTCATCGGCGACCCGGTCGCCTCGGGAACCGACGTCGGTCCGGTCATCGACCACCGGTCCGCGGAGCGCATCGCAGGCATGGTCGAGACCGGGCTCGGCGAGGGCAACACGCTCGTGGCCGGCGGCAACATCGTGTCGGTCGAAGGCTGCGACGGCGGGTCGTTCTTCGAGCCGACGATCGTGCGCGGTGCGACGCGCGACTCGTACCTCACGCGCAACGAGGTGTTCGGTCCCGTGCTCACCGTCGTCGAGATCGACTCGTTCGAGGACGCGATCGCGACCGTGAACGACTGCGAGTACGGCTTGTCGGCCGCGGTCTACACGCGCGACGTGAACCTCGCGATGACCGCGGTGCACGCGATCGACACCGGCATCGTGTACGTGAACGCGCCGACGATCGGCGCCGAGATCCACCTTCCGTTCGGCGGCACGAAGCACACGGGCAACGGCTATCGCGAGGCGGGCCGGCGCGGGCTCGAGCAGTTCAGCGAGACGAAGTCGGTGTACATCGACTTCTCCGGTCGCCTGCAGAAGGCCCAGATCGACAACCGCGACTCGATCGAGGCGACCGACGTATGA
- a CDS encoding MurR/RpiR family transcriptional regulator produces the protein MTPTTGRRSVLDLIAEAANRFTPSERRVAEAVMADPKVVAFGTVAQLAETSGSSGPTVLRFAAKLGFDGFVELQASVQEEIADQLRPATQRIRERPLSDVIGRTLTADLENVRTTLGEVEPDDFRTAVELLSDRRRRIFVIASEVSGGAGRLLAGQLDLLRDGVHEITGTPVRVSRDLVRIEQDDVVVVVDLRRYERWLLETTSRAADTGARLIAITDGRLSPLADRAEITFVIAARGVGPFDSAVGAMSLVHALVAAVAARLRRSATGRLDAVEDAWRAGTDLVEQ, from the coding sequence ATGACTCCGACGACGGGCCGCCGGTCGGTCCTCGACCTGATCGCCGAGGCCGCGAACCGGTTCACGCCGTCGGAGCGCCGGGTCGCCGAAGCCGTCATGGCCGACCCGAAGGTCGTCGCGTTCGGCACCGTCGCGCAGCTCGCCGAGACGTCCGGTTCGAGCGGCCCGACCGTGCTGCGGTTCGCCGCGAAGCTCGGCTTCGACGGCTTCGTCGAGCTTCAGGCGAGCGTGCAGGAGGAGATCGCCGATCAGCTCCGGCCCGCGACGCAGCGCATCCGCGAGCGTCCGCTCAGCGATGTCATCGGCCGCACGCTCACTGCGGATCTCGAGAACGTGCGCACGACGCTCGGTGAGGTCGAGCCCGACGACTTCCGGACCGCCGTCGAGCTGCTCTCCGATCGCCGCCGCCGGATCTTCGTGATCGCGAGCGAAGTGTCGGGCGGTGCGGGACGACTGCTCGCGGGTCAGCTCGACCTCCTGCGCGACGGCGTGCACGAGATCACGGGCACACCGGTGAGGGTGTCGCGCGATCTCGTGCGCATCGAGCAGGACGACGTCGTCGTGGTCGTCGACCTCCGGCGCTACGAGCGCTGGTTGCTGGAGACGACGTCACGCGCGGCCGACACCGGCGCGCGGCTCATCGCGATCACCGACGGTCGGCTGTCGCCGCTCGCCGACCGCGCCGAGATCACGTTCGTCATCGCGGCGCGCGGCGTCGGTCCGTTCGACAGCGCGGTCGGCGCGATGTCGTTGGTGCACGCACTGGTCGCGGCGGTCGCGGCGCGGTTGCGGCGCAGCGCGACCGGCCGGCTCGACGCGGTCGAGGACGCCTGGCGCGCCGGCACCGACCTGGTGGAGCAGTAG
- a CDS encoding RNA polymerase sigma factor: protein MRASGDSTFADALAIAAEPGPDRSAAYEHLLRPLLFPVRRYLQAQAREAADDLVDEVLLAVFEHLPRFEGTESQFRSWVFTIAHHRVVDHHRRRRLTVPLDQVTHWRAPDDPEADALARVGAHALRGALAALAPGQREVLLLRIVDDLSIEQTAARLGRSPGAVKALQHRAIEAVRLRIQASGHPPGS from the coding sequence ATGCGCGCGTCCGGGGACTCGACGTTTGCGGACGCGCTCGCGATCGCGGCGGAGCCGGGTCCCGATCGGTCGGCGGCCTACGAGCACCTGCTCCGGCCGCTGCTCTTCCCCGTGCGCCGCTACCTCCAGGCGCAGGCGCGCGAGGCGGCCGACGACCTCGTCGACGAGGTGCTCCTCGCGGTGTTCGAGCACCTGCCCCGGTTCGAGGGCACCGAGTCGCAGTTCCGATCGTGGGTGTTCACGATCGCGCATCACCGGGTCGTCGACCATCACCGGCGCCGGCGCCTGACCGTCCCGCTCGACCAGGTCACCCACTGGCGCGCGCCCGATGATCCCGAGGCCGACGCGCTCGCGCGGGTCGGCGCGCACGCGCTGCGGGGCGCGCTCGCCGCGCTCGCGCCCGGTCAGCGAGAGGTGTTGCTCCTGCGGATCGTCGACGACCTCAGCATCGAGCAGACCGCGGCGAGACTCGGTCGCTCGCCGGGTGCGGTGAAGGCGCTGCAGCACCGTGCGATCGAGGCCGTCCGCCTCCGCATCCAGGCGTCCGGGCACCCTCCCGGCTCTTAG
- a CDS encoding M14 family metallopeptidase, with the protein MDGITFDRLYKYGELMAALDALAAARPDLVTLESIGKSHEGRDIRLVTITNSATGPHDEKPAIWIDANIHSTEVTGSTAALHLLHRLVTQHGEDERVTRAVDTRTFYVVPRVNPDGVELALAKPPTYLRSSVRRWPRVDDPDGLVEGDIDGDGRILSMRVADPNGAWKIAAEDARLMVPRAPDEDGAGPYYRLLAEGTIRNYDGVLVPNAREPRALDLNRNFPVNWRTNGEQQGSGPFPSSEPEVHTIMQAVVDRPNICAYFAHHTFSAVILRPYDDRPDDQFPTEDLRAYNDIGKHATAITGYKQISVFHEFRYDPKDVISGAADMWAYEHVGVFGWTTEFWSPLPKAGITDYHFVDWFADHPIADDLALLKWNDEALGGRGFVPWTPFEHPQLGPVEIGGWDWFNVWGNAPAELMETEVAPHSDFHIWTALVTPRLRIRSADVDRLADSTWRIRLAVENDGWLPTNVTAKATEKKLVDGVTARITPAAGVRLVSGTERIDLGQLAGRNRARSMLEDFGSANDPTTDRAKAEWVVDAPDGTQVEITARHPRAGVVRTTVTLSAS; encoded by the coding sequence ATGGACGGCATCACCTTCGACCGGCTCTACAAGTACGGCGAGCTCATGGCCGCGCTCGACGCGCTCGCCGCGGCGCGCCCCGACCTCGTGACCCTCGAGAGCATCGGGAAGTCGCACGAGGGGCGCGACATCCGCCTCGTCACGATCACGAACTCGGCGACCGGGCCGCACGACGAGAAGCCCGCGATCTGGATCGACGCGAACATCCACTCGACCGAGGTCACCGGGTCCACCGCCGCGCTGCACTTGCTGCACCGACTCGTGACGCAGCACGGTGAGGACGAGCGCGTCACACGCGCCGTCGACACCCGCACGTTCTACGTCGTGCCGCGCGTGAATCCCGACGGTGTCGAGCTCGCGCTCGCGAAGCCGCCGACCTATCTGCGCTCGAGCGTGCGCCGGTGGCCGCGCGTCGACGATCCCGACGGGCTCGTCGAGGGCGACATCGACGGCGACGGTCGGATCCTGTCGATGCGCGTCGCCGATCCGAACGGCGCGTGGAAGATCGCGGCCGAGGACGCGCGCCTGATGGTGCCGCGCGCGCCGGACGAAGACGGTGCGGGTCCGTACTACCGGCTGCTCGCCGAAGGCACGATCCGCAACTACGACGGCGTGCTCGTGCCGAACGCGCGTGAGCCGCGCGCACTCGACCTCAACCGCAACTTCCCCGTGAACTGGCGGACCAACGGCGAGCAGCAGGGGTCGGGTCCGTTTCCGTCGTCAGAGCCCGAGGTCCACACGATCATGCAGGCCGTCGTCGACCGGCCGAACATCTGTGCCTACTTCGCGCACCACACGTTCAGCGCCGTGATCCTGCGGCCTTACGACGATCGGCCCGACGATCAGTTCCCCACCGAGGACCTGCGCGCGTACAACGACATCGGCAAGCACGCGACGGCGATCACGGGCTACAAGCAGATCTCGGTCTTCCACGAGTTCCGCTACGACCCGAAGGACGTCATCAGCGGCGCGGCCGACATGTGGGCGTACGAGCACGTCGGCGTGTTCGGGTGGACGACCGAGTTCTGGAGCCCGCTCCCGAAGGCCGGCATCACCGACTACCACTTCGTCGACTGGTTCGCCGACCATCCGATCGCCGACGACCTCGCGCTCCTGAAGTGGAACGACGAGGCGCTCGGCGGACGCGGCTTCGTGCCGTGGACCCCGTTCGAGCACCCGCAGCTCGGTCCGGTCGAGATCGGCGGCTGGGACTGGTTCAACGTGTGGGGCAACGCACCGGCCGAGCTGATGGAAACGGAGGTCGCGCCGCACAGCGACTTCCACATCTGGACCGCGCTGGTCACGCCGCGGCTTCGCATCCGCAGCGCCGACGTCGACCGGCTCGCCGACTCGACTTGGCGGATCCGGCTCGCGGTCGAGAACGACGGCTGGCTGCCGACGAACGTCACCGCCAAGGCGACGGAGAAGAAGCTGGTCGACGGCGTGACCGCGCGGATCACACCGGCCGCGGGGGTGCGGCTCGTGAGCGGCACCGAGCGGATCGACCTCGGCCAGCTCGCCGGACGCAACCGGGCGCGCTCGATGCTCGAGGACTTCGGATCCGCCAACGATCCGACGACCGATCGCGCCAAGGCCGAGTGGGTCGTCGACGCGCCCGACGGCACGCAGGTCGAGATCACCGCACGCCATCCGCGCGCCGGCGTCGTGCGGACGACGGTCACGCTCTCAGCTTCATAA
- the ilvD gene encoding dihydroxy-acid dehydratase, with the protein MADTPDIKHRSREVTEGQGRAPARAMLRAVGMTDSDFDRAQVGVASSWNEVTPCNMPLDRLAKRAKQGVLDAGGFPLEFVTIAISDGISMGHEGMRGSLVSREIIADSVECVVHSERFDAVVTLAGCDKSLPGMLMAAARLNVPSVFLYGGSILPGRWRDRALDIVSVFEAVGACAAGTITENELGEIERRACPTEGSCAGMFTANTMASIGEALGMSLPGSASAPAVDRRRDDAAFESGRAVMRLLELDLRPRQIMTKEAFENAIAVTMALGGSTNAVLHLLAIAHEAHVELELDDFNRIGARVPHIADMKPHGRFHMVDLDNIGGVPVVMKMLLDADLLHGDCLTVTGRTVAENLAALDPPAADGTVVHPLSDPIHAIGGLAILTGSLAPKGSVVKVAGIDTMRFEGTARVFDGEAAAMEEIVAGKIEPGDVVVIRYEGPKGGPGMREMLAVTGAMTGAGRGGDAALVTDGRFSGGTQGFCVGHVAPEAVDGGPIAFVRDGDRIVIDAGAHTIDVDVPAAELEARRKDWKLPEPLYTSGFLAKYAKLAQGAERGAITNWF; encoded by the coding sequence ATGGCCGACACTCCCGACATCAAGCACCGCAGCCGCGAGGTCACCGAGGGGCAGGGCCGCGCGCCGGCGCGGGCGATGCTCCGCGCGGTCGGCATGACCGACTCCGACTTCGACCGTGCGCAGGTGGGTGTGGCGTCGTCGTGGAACGAGGTGACGCCCTGCAACATGCCGCTCGACCGGCTCGCGAAGCGCGCGAAGCAAGGCGTGCTCGACGCGGGCGGCTTCCCACTCGAGTTCGTGACGATCGCGATCTCCGACGGCATCTCGATGGGCCACGAAGGCATGCGCGGGTCGCTCGTGAGTCGCGAGATCATCGCCGACTCGGTCGAGTGCGTCGTGCACTCCGAGCGGTTCGACGCGGTCGTCACCCTCGCGGGTTGCGACAAGAGCCTGCCCGGCATGCTGATGGCCGCGGCGCGATTGAACGTGCCGTCGGTGTTCCTCTATGGCGGGTCGATCCTGCCGGGCCGCTGGCGCGACCGCGCGCTCGACATCGTGAGCGTGTTCGAGGCGGTCGGCGCGTGCGCGGCGGGCACGATCACCGAGAACGAGCTCGGTGAGATCGAGCGGCGCGCGTGCCCGACCGAGGGTTCGTGTGCGGGCATGTTCACCGCGAACACGATGGCGTCGATCGGCGAGGCGCTCGGCATGTCGCTGCCCGGCAGCGCGTCCGCACCCGCGGTCGACCGTCGCCGAGACGATGCCGCGTTCGAGAGCGGGCGCGCGGTGATGCGCCTGCTGGAGCTCGACCTCCGGCCGCGTCAGATCATGACGAAGGAAGCGTTCGAGAACGCGATCGCGGTGACGATGGCACTCGGTGGCTCCACGAACGCGGTGCTGCACCTCCTCGCGATCGCGCACGAGGCGCACGTCGAGCTCGAGCTCGACGACTTCAACCGCATCGGCGCGCGCGTGCCGCACATCGCCGACATGAAGCCGCACGGCCGCTTCCACATGGTCGACCTCGACAACATCGGCGGTGTGCCCGTCGTGATGAAGATGCTGCTCGACGCCGACCTGCTGCACGGTGACTGCCTCACCGTCACCGGCCGCACCGTCGCCGAGAACCTCGCCGCGTTGGATCCGCCCGCGGCCGACGGCACGGTCGTGCATCCGCTCTCGGATCCCATTCACGCGATCGGCGGCCTCGCGATCCTCACCGGTTCGCTCGCGCCGAAGGGCTCGGTCGTGAAGGTCGCAGGCATCGACACGATGCGCTTCGAAGGCACCGCGCGCGTCTTCGACGGCGAGGCCGCGGCGATGGAGGAGATCGTCGCCGGAAAGATCGAGCCCGGCGACGTCGTGGTCATTCGTTACGAAGGGCCGAAGGGTGGTCCCGGCATGCGCGAGATGCTGGCCGTGACGGGCGCGATGACCGGTGCCGGTCGCGGTGGCGACGCCGCGCTCGTGACCGACGGCCGATTCTCGGGCGGCACGCAGGGTTTTTGCGTCGGACACGTCGCGCCCGAAGCCGTCGACGGCGGACCGATCGCGTTCGTACGCGACGGCGACCGCATCGTGATCGACGCGGGCGCGCACACGATCGACGTCGACGTGCCCGCCGCCGAGCTCGAAGCGCGCCGCAAGGACTGGAAGCTGCCGGAACCTCTGTACACGAGCGGCTTCCTCGCCAAGTACGCCAAGCTCGCGCAAGGCGCCGAACGCGGTGCCATCACCAACTGGTTCTGA
- a CDS encoding DNA-formamidopyrimidine glycosylase family protein yields MPEMLEAEAARAFLEEHALRRTIARVVAPDAWYLKRGLTAGAAGDALVGRQVVTARRIGKQLLLDTGARTRQSNEASGAASARESGTPPSSECDREGGPVLGLHLGMSGRVVVDGESAGDPLLYASNAENPAWLRFGVEFDDGGSLAMRDPRRLGAVELDPDESRWGPDASTIDRTALERALAKSTAPLKAVLMDQSRIAGLGNLLVDEVLWRAGFDPAREAKSLTEDDRAALARTIRHTVRVLGRRGGSHTGELQASRARGGRCPRDGAELLRRTVGGRTTYSCPVHQR; encoded by the coding sequence ATGCCGGAGATGTTGGAGGCGGAGGCGGCGCGGGCGTTCTTGGAGGAGCACGCGCTCCGGCGGACGATCGCGCGCGTCGTCGCGCCCGACGCGTGGTACCTGAAGCGCGGGCTCACTGCGGGTGCGGCGGGCGACGCGCTCGTCGGCCGGCAGGTCGTCACCGCGCGCCGCATCGGCAAGCAACTGCTCCTCGACACGGGTGCCAGAACGCGGCAGTCGAACGAGGCGTCAGGAGCGGCGAGCGCCCGCGAGTCGGGTACGCCGCCGAGCAGCGAGTGCGACCGTGAAGGAGGTCCGGTTCTCGGGCTGCACCTGGGCATGAGCGGGCGCGTCGTCGTCGACGGCGAGTCGGCCGGTGACCCGCTGCTCTACGCGAGCAACGCCGAGAACCCGGCGTGGCTGCGGTTCGGTGTCGAGTTCGACGACGGTGGGTCGCTCGCCATGCGTGATCCGCGCCGGCTCGGCGCGGTCGAGCTCGATCCCGACGAGTCGCGTTGGGGACCCGACGCGTCGACCATCGATCGCACAGCACTCGAACGCGCGCTCGCGAAGAGCACCGCGCCGCTCAAGGCGGTGCTGATGGATCAGTCGCGCATCGCCGGCCTCGGCAACCTGCTCGTCGACGAGGTGCTGTGGCGCGCGGGCTTCGACCCCGCGCGCGAAGCGAAGTCGCTCACCGAAGACGATCGCGCCGCGCTCGCGCGCACGATCCGGCACACGGTGCGGGTACTCGGCCGCAGGGGTGGATCACACACCGGCGAACTCCAGGCGTCACGCGCGCGCGGAGGTCGCTGCCCGCGCGACGGCGCCGAG